A genomic region of Nostoc sp. UHCC 0702 contains the following coding sequences:
- a CDS encoding response regulator: MSKRILVIDDEESLRDLVCTCLEDLGGWEAIAAESGHQGLLKAQEYALDVILLDVSMPDMDGLQCYEQIKANPKTQMIPVILLTAKVLPSDRSHFAQLDIAGIMTKPFDPTLICEQIAQMLGWDE; the protein is encoded by the coding sequence ATCGCTGCGAGACCTTGTTTGCACCTGCTTGGAAGATTTGGGGGGGTGGGAAGCAATTGCAGCCGAATCAGGTCATCAAGGACTCCTGAAAGCCCAAGAGTATGCACTTGATGTGATTCTCCTTGACGTATCCATGCCTGACATGGATGGCTTGCAATGCTACGAGCAAATCAAAGCCAACCCAAAAACTCAAATGATTCCGGTGATTTTGCTAACAGCCAAAGTATTACCAAGCGATCGCAGCCACTTTGCTCAATTAGATATAGCCGGAATTATGACAAAACCATTCGATCCCACGCTGATTTGTGAGCAAATAGCCCAAATGCTAGGTTGGGATGAGTAG